A single region of the Microbulbifer sp. MKSA007 genome encodes:
- a CDS encoding LamG domain-containing protein → MDRLLGAAIEGGKAQGATATSSKLYDTLTATGEYSIEIWAAPANVSQDGPARIVTYSGGDDIRNFTLGQDQYSYTVQNRNDNTDADGMPALATDDADQVVQASLQHVVATYDPINGRKLYVNGANTGEPDPSESGLLSTWDDTFALAVGSEVSNGNSWEGSIRLLAIHSRALSEEDIATNYEVGVGEKYLLLFKVEEHTGIAESYVMFTVQQFDNYAYLFSEPTFVSLDDSVDPSGIAIEGMRIGINGREAEVGQAWSKLSTAVDNSYVAGEGQQLSRLGTIITLDKGPLDDEFFLTFEKIGSETYNRVEATPAEPADAADLEAQSRIGLRRFEQIHASLSQATGVSMSHPDIYETWETVKRQLPVESDIEGFLAAQQMGITQLAVKYCSTLVDSSERSSYFSGFDFSASADTAFDSASKRAQIIDPLMEGLLGHEMNWHDGSVSQLASAPDLASVETELDTLIDTMTACGSSCDSGRTETTVKAVCAAAMGSAMILIH, encoded by the coding sequence GTGGATCGACTCCTGGGGGCTGCAATTGAAGGGGGTAAAGCACAGGGGGCTACTGCAACCAGCAGCAAACTTTACGATACCCTCACAGCCACCGGTGAATACTCAATTGAAATCTGGGCGGCACCCGCCAACGTCTCACAGGATGGGCCCGCGCGTATCGTCACCTATTCCGGTGGCGATGATATTCGCAACTTCACTCTCGGCCAGGATCAATACAGTTACACCGTGCAAAACCGCAATGACAACACCGATGCGGACGGTATGCCTGCCCTGGCAACCGATGATGCCGACCAGGTTGTACAAGCCAGTCTCCAGCATGTGGTGGCCACTTACGATCCAATTAACGGACGCAAGCTTTACGTTAACGGTGCAAATACCGGGGAGCCAGACCCAAGTGAATCCGGTTTACTCTCTACCTGGGACGATACCTTTGCTCTCGCAGTAGGCAGCGAAGTCAGTAACGGCAACAGTTGGGAAGGCTCCATTCGCCTTTTGGCAATTCACTCCCGCGCCCTATCGGAAGAGGATATTGCTACCAACTACGAAGTCGGCGTCGGTGAAAAATATCTGCTGTTATTCAAAGTTGAAGAGCACACAGGCATTGCCGAAAGCTATGTCATGTTTACTGTGCAGCAATTTGATAATTATGCCTATCTGTTTAGTGAACCCACCTTTGTCAGCCTCGACGACAGTGTCGATCCATCTGGAATCGCCATTGAGGGAATGCGTATCGGTATTAATGGCCGCGAAGCGGAGGTGGGCCAGGCCTGGTCCAAGTTATCCACTGCAGTCGACAATAGCTACGTAGCAGGTGAGGGCCAGCAGCTTTCCAGGCTCGGGACCATTATCACTCTGGATAAGGGCCCCCTCGATGATGAATTTTTCCTGACCTTCGAAAAAATCGGCAGCGAAACCTATAACCGGGTTGAGGCCACTCCAGCTGAACCTGCGGATGCCGCTGATCTGGAAGCGCAATCGCGCATAGGTCTGCGCCGATTTGAACAAATCCATGCAAGCCTGTCCCAGGCGACCGGAGTCTCCATGTCCCACCCGGATATTTATGAAACCTGGGAAACTGTGAAACGCCAGCTTCCGGTTGAAAGTGACATTGAAGGATTCCTCGCTGCACAGCAAATGGGTATTACCCAGCTGGCAGTGAAGTATTGCAGCACCCTGGTGGACTCCAGTGAGCGCAGCAGCTACTTCAGTGGATTTGACTTCAGCGCTTCCGCAGACACCGCCTTCGACAGCGCCAGCAAACGCGCGCAGATAATTGATCCGCTCATGGAAGGTTTGCTTGGCCACGAGATGAACTGGCATGACGGCAGCGTCTCGCAGCTTGCCAGCGCCCCGGACCTGGCCTCTGTAGAGACAGAACTGGATACGCTTATCGACACCATGACCGCCTGTGGCAGCAGCTGCGATTCAGGTCGCACAGAAACTACGGTGAAAGCCGTATGTGCTGCCGCCATGGGCAGTGCCATGATCCTGATTC